The Streptomyces sp. NL15-2K genome contains a region encoding:
- a CDS encoding FadR/GntR family transcriptional regulator yields the protein MAVTDEAIEKIKGMIVSGALRPGDRLPKESELAAELGLSRNSLREAVRALSLIRILDVRQGDGTYVTSLDPQLLLEALSFVVDFHRDDTVLEFLAVRRILEPAATALAASRISEQQLDALTAQLDKLGDAPSVEELVACDLDFHRGIVQSSGNSVLCSLLDGLSGPTTRARIWRGLTQEDAVSRTLHEHRAILAALRDRDAEAARSWATVHIASVEQWLRSTL from the coding sequence ATGGCAGTCACCGACGAGGCGATCGAGAAGATCAAGGGCATGATCGTCTCCGGCGCGCTGCGCCCCGGCGACCGGCTGCCCAAGGAGAGCGAACTCGCCGCCGAACTGGGCCTGTCCCGCAACTCCCTGCGCGAGGCCGTACGCGCCCTGTCGCTGATCCGGATCCTGGACGTGCGCCAGGGCGACGGCACATACGTGACCAGCCTCGACCCACAACTGCTGCTCGAGGCACTGAGCTTCGTCGTCGACTTCCACCGCGACGACACCGTCCTGGAGTTCCTGGCCGTGCGCCGCATCCTGGAGCCGGCCGCCACGGCGCTGGCGGCCTCCCGGATCAGCGAGCAGCAACTGGACGCCCTCACGGCCCAGTTGGACAAGCTCGGCGACGCCCCGTCGGTGGAGGAGCTGGTCGCCTGCGACCTGGACTTCCACCGCGGCATCGTGCAGAGCTCCGGGAACTCGGTGCTGTGTTCCCTGCTCGACGGCCTGTCCGGGCCCACCACCCGGGCCCGGATCTGGCGCGGGCTGACCCAGGAGGACGCGGTCAGCCGCACCTTGCACGAGCACCGGGCGATCCTGGCCGCCCTGCGCGACCGGGATGCGGAGGCGGCCCGCTCGTGGGCGACCGTACACATCGCGAGCGTGGAGCAGTGGCTGCGGTCCACCCTGTGA
- a CDS encoding PAC2 family protein: protein MIELEGVPELIDPVMVAAFEGWNDAGDAASTAVAHLDREWKGEVFAALDAEDYYDFQVNRPTVWLDAGVRKITWPTTRLSVVRVGGEKPRDLVLVRGIEPSMRWRSFCNEILGFAHELGVELVVILGALLGDTPHTRPVPVSGVTSDADLARRMDLEETKYEGPTGIVGILQEACTHAGVPAVSLWAAVPHYVSQPPNPKATLALLNRLEDLIDVRIPLGELPEDARAWQVGVDQLAAEDSEVAEYVQSLEEARDTAELPEASGEAIAREFERYLRRRDGGGPAGSGGHATADGSDSPPYLRGDNPSGRTRPPKPPKPGADDEDSSSED, encoded by the coding sequence GTGATCGAGCTGGAGGGAGTTCCCGAGCTGATCGACCCAGTCATGGTGGCCGCGTTCGAGGGCTGGAACGATGCCGGCGACGCCGCCTCCACCGCGGTCGCGCATCTGGACAGGGAATGGAAGGGCGAGGTGTTCGCGGCGCTGGACGCCGAGGACTACTACGACTTCCAGGTGAACCGGCCCACGGTGTGGTTGGACGCCGGCGTACGCAAGATCACGTGGCCCACGACCCGGCTGTCGGTCGTCAGGGTCGGCGGCGAGAAGCCGCGCGATCTCGTACTCGTCCGAGGTATCGAACCGTCGATGCGATGGCGCTCGTTCTGCAACGAGATCCTCGGCTTCGCCCACGAACTGGGTGTGGAGCTGGTGGTGATCCTGGGCGCCCTGCTCGGCGACACCCCGCACACCCGGCCGGTCCCGGTCAGCGGCGTCACGTCCGACGCGGACCTGGCCCGCCGCATGGACCTGGAGGAGACCAAGTACGAGGGCCCCACGGGCATCGTCGGCATCCTCCAGGAGGCGTGCACGCACGCGGGCGTGCCGGCCGTGTCGCTGTGGGCGGCGGTGCCGCATTACGTGTCGCAGCCGCCGAACCCGAAGGCGACGCTGGCCCTGCTCAACCGCCTGGAGGACCTGATCGACGTGCGCATCCCGCTGGGCGAGCTGCCCGAGGACGCGCGTGCCTGGCAGGTGGGCGTGGACCAGCTGGCCGCCGAGGACAGTGAGGTCGCCGAGTACGTCCAGTCGCTGGAGGAGGCCCGGGACACCGCGGAGCTGCCGGAGGCGTCGGGCGAGGCGATCGCCCGCGAGTTCGAGCGCTATCTGCGGCGCCGGGACGGCGGTGGACCGGCCGGTTCCGGCGGACACGCCACGGCGGACGGCAGCGACAGCCCGCCGTATCTGCGGGGGGACAACCCCAGCGGCCGTACGCGACCGCCGAAGCCGCCGAAGCCGGGGGCGGACGACGAGGACTCTTCGTCGGAGGACTGA
- a CDS encoding superoxide dismutase, producing MAPTDRSFARRRLLSTAAALSGAALLGGTAHAAETGRHGWPAQFPLPDGFQPEGITIGMKPFAYFGSLANGDIYRANLATGRGSVLSKGPGVGHPTVGLKIDQHCRRLFVAGGDSGEIRTIDARSGELEKVYATGGTFVNDVILTPGAAWFTDSFKPVLYKLLLGPHGTPGAVKTVPLSGDWAQGADFTANGIERTPDGSALLVVNAFANGGGLMRVDPRTGVARTVDLGAARLPNGDGLLLLGRILYAVQQQQNAVDVFRLNEAGTKGTAIARITDPRFRIPTTVAAWGKRLYLPNARFDVEPTPQTEYDVVAVDQV from the coding sequence GTGGCACCCACAGACCGTTCCTTCGCACGTCGAAGACTCCTCAGCACCGCCGCCGCCCTCTCGGGCGCGGCCCTGCTCGGTGGCACCGCGCACGCGGCCGAAACCGGGCGGCACGGGTGGCCCGCACAGTTCCCGCTGCCCGACGGCTTCCAGCCCGAGGGCATCACCATCGGCATGAAACCCTTCGCGTACTTCGGCTCACTCGCGAACGGGGACATCTACCGGGCGAACCTCGCCACCGGCCGCGGTTCGGTCCTCAGCAAGGGCCCCGGCGTCGGCCACCCCACCGTGGGCCTGAAGATCGATCAGCACTGCCGCAGGCTCTTCGTCGCCGGCGGTGACAGCGGTGAGATCCGCACGATCGACGCCCGCTCCGGCGAACTCGAGAAGGTGTACGCCACCGGCGGCACCTTCGTGAACGACGTCATCCTCACCCCGGGCGCCGCCTGGTTCACCGACTCGTTCAAGCCGGTGCTCTACAAGCTGCTCCTCGGCCCGCACGGCACACCGGGGGCCGTGAAGACCGTGCCGCTGAGCGGCGACTGGGCGCAGGGCGCGGACTTCACCGCCAACGGCATCGAGCGCACGCCCGACGGCAGCGCGCTGCTCGTGGTCAACGCCTTCGCGAACGGCGGCGGCCTCATGCGGGTCGACCCGCGCACCGGCGTCGCCCGCACCGTCGACCTCGGCGCGGCCCGACTGCCCAACGGGGACGGCCTGTTGCTGCTCGGCCGGATCCTCTACGCCGTCCAGCAGCAGCAGAACGCGGTCGACGTCTTCCGGCTGAACGAGGCCGGCACCAAGGGCACCGCGATCGCCCGCATCACCGACCCGCGCTTCCGTATCCCGACGACGGTGGCGGCGTGGGGCAAGCGCCTGTACCTGCCCAACGCGCGCTTCGACGTGGAGCCGACGCCTCAGACCGAGTACGACGTGGTTGCGGTGGACCAGGTCTGA
- the mshC gene encoding cysteine--1-D-myo-inosityl 2-amino-2-deoxy-alpha-D-glucopyranoside ligase → MHAWPASEVPALPGQGRDPRIHDTATGGLVTLAPGPVARIYVCGITPYDATHIGHAATYNAFDLVQRVWLDTKRQVHYVQNVTDVDDPLLERAQRDDIDWVALAEKETALFREDMTALRMLPPRQYIGAVEAIPGIVPLVERLREAGAAYELEGDIYFSVESDPNFGKVSHLDAAAMRLLSAERGGDPDRPGKKNPLDPMLWMAAREGEPSWDGASLGRGRPGWHIECVAIALDHLGMGFDVQGGGSDLAFPHHEMGASHAQALTGEFPMARAYVHAGMVALDGEKMSKSKGNLVFVSQLRRDGVDPAAIRLALLAHHYRADWEWTDQVLRDALARLDRWRAAVSRPDGPPAEALVEEIREALAADLDSPAALAAVDRWAALQHERGGTDEGAPGVVSRAVDALLGVAL, encoded by the coding sequence ATGCATGCCTGGCCCGCTTCCGAGGTCCCCGCCCTGCCTGGTCAGGGCCGCGACCCGAGGATCCACGACACCGCGACCGGCGGCCTGGTCACCCTCGCCCCCGGTCCCGTCGCCCGTATCTACGTCTGCGGCATCACCCCGTACGACGCGACCCACATCGGTCACGCGGCGACCTACAACGCGTTCGACCTCGTGCAGCGCGTGTGGCTCGACACCAAGCGGCAGGTTCACTACGTCCAGAACGTCACCGATGTCGACGATCCGCTCCTGGAGCGGGCGCAGCGTGACGACATCGACTGGGTCGCCCTCGCCGAGAAGGAGACGGCCCTCTTCCGCGAGGACATGACCGCCCTGCGAATGCTGCCTCCCCGGCAGTACATAGGCGCGGTCGAGGCGATACCCGGCATCGTGCCGCTCGTCGAGCGGCTGCGGGAGGCCGGCGCCGCCTACGAACTCGAAGGGGACATCTACTTCTCCGTCGAGTCCGACCCGAACTTCGGCAAGGTGTCCCACCTGGACGCCGCCGCCATGCGACTGCTGTCCGCCGAGCGCGGCGGCGACCCGGACCGTCCGGGCAAAAAGAACCCGCTCGACCCGATGCTGTGGATGGCGGCCCGTGAGGGCGAGCCCAGTTGGGACGGCGCATCGCTCGGGCGCGGCCGGCCCGGCTGGCACATCGAGTGCGTGGCCATCGCCCTCGACCACCTCGGCATGGGCTTCGACGTCCAGGGCGGCGGCTCCGACCTCGCCTTCCCGCACCACGAGATGGGCGCCTCGCACGCCCAGGCGCTGACCGGCGAGTTCCCCATGGCCAGGGCGTACGTCCACGCCGGCATGGTCGCTCTGGACGGCGAGAAGATGTCCAAGTCCAAGGGCAACCTGGTCTTCGTGTCGCAGCTGCGGCGCGACGGCGTCGACCCCGCCGCCATCCGGCTGGCGCTGCTCGCCCACCACTACCGGGCCGACTGGGAGTGGACCGACCAGGTCCTCCGGGACGCCCTGGCCCGGCTCGACCGCTGGCGGGCCGCCGTGTCCCGGCCCGACGGTCCGCCCGCCGAGGCGCTCGTCGAGGAGATCCGTGAGGCCCTCGCCGCCGACCTGGACTCGCCGGCCGCGCTGGCCGCCGTAGACCGGTGGGCGGCTCTTCAGCACGAGCGGGGCGGTACGGACGAAGGCGCGCCCGGCGTCGTGTCGCGGGCCGTGGACGCGCTGCTGGGGGTGGCGTTGTAG
- a CDS encoding SCO1664 family protein, with translation MSTEPSAELLAEGELTVRGRIRDASNAALYCTVSHQGREAACVYKPVAGEQPLWDFPDGTLAQREVAAYEVSEATGWGLVPPTVLRDGPYGEGMCQLWIEAAPEAELLALIDAEEPEPGWKAIGFAEVGEGRTALLVHADDERLRWLAVLDAVINNADRKGGHLLPTAEGRLYGIDHGVTFNVENKLRTLLWGWAGEPLTGEAVDVLEGLKEALGASGALAVRLAGLITAAEIEATRARVDALLATGKHPEPSGEWPAIPWPPV, from the coding sequence ATGTCGACCGAGCCGTCCGCCGAGTTGCTGGCCGAGGGCGAGCTGACCGTGCGCGGCCGCATCCGGGACGCGTCCAACGCGGCGCTGTACTGCACGGTCTCCCACCAGGGCCGGGAGGCCGCCTGCGTCTACAAGCCGGTGGCCGGGGAGCAGCCGCTGTGGGACTTCCCCGACGGGACCCTCGCCCAGCGCGAGGTCGCCGCGTACGAGGTCTCCGAGGCGACCGGCTGGGGACTCGTACCGCCCACGGTGCTGCGGGACGGGCCGTACGGGGAGGGCATGTGCCAGCTGTGGATCGAGGCGGCGCCTGAGGCCGAACTGCTCGCGCTGATCGATGCGGAGGAGCCGGAGCCCGGCTGGAAGGCGATCGGCTTCGCCGAGGTCGGTGAGGGACGGACCGCGCTGCTCGTGCACGCCGACGACGAGCGGCTGCGCTGGCTCGCCGTGCTCGACGCCGTGATCAACAACGCGGACCGCAAGGGAGGCCACCTGCTGCCCACCGCCGAGGGCCGTCTGTACGGCATCGACCACGGGGTCACCTTCAACGTCGAGAACAAGCTGCGGACCCTGCTGTGGGGCTGGGCCGGGGAGCCGCTGACGGGGGAGGCGGTCGACGTACTCGAAGGCCTCAAGGAGGCGCTGGGGGCGTCCGGGGCGCTGGCCGTGCGGCTGGCCGGACTGATCACCGCCGCCGAGATCGAGGCCACGCGCGCGCGTGTCGACGCGTTGCTGGCCACGGGGAAGCATCCCGAGCCCAGTGGGGAGTGGCCGGCCATTCCGTGGCCGCCGGTGTAG
- a CDS encoding DUF3090 domain-containing protein: MSRQVFLYDPPDRFVAGTVGLPGRRTFFLQATAGPRVTSVALEKTQVAALAERMDELLDEVVRRSGGSAAVPAVAPTEISDTAPLESPVEEEFRVGTMALAWDGDEQRMIVEAQALVELDADSDEDLAEAEERLLQDEENGPPMLRVRLTGAQARAFAKRALDVVNAGRPPCPLCSLPLDPEGHVCPRQNGYRRGA, encoded by the coding sequence GTGTCCCGTCAGGTGTTCCTCTACGACCCCCCGGACCGGTTCGTGGCCGGTACGGTCGGACTGCCCGGACGCCGTACGTTCTTCCTCCAGGCCACGGCCGGCCCCCGGGTGACCAGCGTGGCCCTGGAGAAGACCCAGGTGGCCGCCCTTGCCGAGCGCATGGACGAGCTTCTGGACGAGGTCGTACGCCGTAGCGGCGGCAGTGCTGCCGTGCCGGCCGTGGCGCCCACCGAGATCTCCGACACCGCCCCCCTGGAAAGCCCCGTCGAGGAGGAGTTCCGGGTCGGCACCATGGCCCTCGCCTGGGACGGCGACGAGCAGCGCATGATCGTCGAGGCACAGGCCCTCGTGGAGCTCGACGCCGACTCCGACGAGGACCTCGCCGAGGCCGAGGAACGCCTGCTCCAGGACGAGGAGAACGGGCCCCCGATGCTGCGGGTCAGACTCACCGGCGCGCAGGCCCGGGCCTTCGCCAAGCGCGCCCTCGACGTCGTCAACGCCGGGCGGCCGCCGTGCCCGCTGTGCAGCCTCCCGCTCGACCCGGAAGGACACGTATGTCCGCGCCAGAACGGATACCGCCGCGGAGCGTGA
- a CDS encoding histidine phosphatase family protein → MPTLILVRHGRSTANTKGLLAGWTPGVVLDERGAAQAAALPGRLAGLPIAEVVTSPLERCQETIRPLLGARPELSAHEDERIGECHYGDWSGRKLAELKDEPLMEVVQAHPSAAAFPGGESMRAMQTRAAEAVREWNARVERDHGADAVYLMCSHGDIIKSLVADALGLHLDLFQRISVEPCSITAIRYTRLRPFLVRLGDTGDFASLVPHEEPPAGDATVGGGAGAP, encoded by the coding sequence ATGCCCACGCTGATCCTCGTCCGGCACGGACGATCCACCGCCAACACCAAGGGACTCCTCGCCGGGTGGACACCCGGCGTCGTCCTCGACGAGCGCGGTGCCGCACAGGCCGCCGCGCTGCCCGGACGCCTGGCCGGGCTGCCGATCGCCGAGGTCGTCACCAGTCCCCTGGAGCGCTGTCAGGAGACGATCCGGCCGCTGCTCGGGGCCCGGCCCGAGCTGAGCGCGCACGAAGACGAGCGGATCGGGGAGTGCCACTACGGCGACTGGTCCGGCCGCAAGCTCGCCGAGCTCAAGGACGAGCCGCTGATGGAGGTCGTGCAGGCCCACCCCTCGGCGGCCGCGTTCCCCGGCGGCGAGTCGATGCGGGCGATGCAGACGCGCGCCGCCGAGGCGGTGCGTGAGTGGAACGCGCGCGTGGAGCGCGATCACGGAGCCGACGCCGTCTACCTGATGTGCTCCCACGGCGACATCATCAAGTCGCTCGTGGCGGACGCACTCGGACTTCATCTCGACCTCTTCCAGCGGATTTCCGTTGAACCGTGTTCCATCACCGCGATCCGCTACACACGCCTGAGGCCGTTTCTCGTCCGCCTCGGGGACACCGGTGATTTCGCCTCCCTCGTACCCCACGAGGAGCCCCCGGCCGGCGATGCGACGGTCGGAGGCGGCGCGGGCGCACCGTGA
- the corA gene encoding magnesium/cobalt transporter CorA, with product MIVDCAIYRDGHRTQGPEDLSDALAEARAAHGFVWIGLHEPSGYEFDHVTEEFGLHPLAVEDALKAHQRPKLEVYDDSLFLVLKPVVYEPRSDAVSTGEVMLFLGDSFVVTVRHGEGSPLSAVRRRLEQEPEMLGKGPTSVLYAIADAVVDHYVDVATELQTDLEELEAEVFSPDGGGSRHTASRIYTFKRQILEFRRATGPLVLPVSRLAGVGAFGGAVPFVNDKARPFFRDVSDHLTRVNESVEGLDRLVSDILSAHLAQMSVRQNDDMRKISAWAAMAAIPTMIAGIYGMNFDHMPELRWVWSYPALIGLMAALEVGVYRLFKRRGWL from the coding sequence GTGATCGTCGACTGTGCCATCTACCGGGACGGGCACCGGACGCAGGGCCCCGAGGACTTGTCCGACGCTCTTGCCGAGGCGCGGGCGGCGCACGGGTTCGTGTGGATCGGGCTGCACGAGCCGTCCGGATACGAGTTCGACCATGTCACCGAGGAGTTCGGGCTCCATCCGCTGGCGGTGGAGGACGCGTTGAAGGCCCATCAGCGGCCCAAGCTGGAGGTCTACGACGACTCGCTGTTCCTCGTCCTCAAGCCGGTGGTGTACGAGCCGAGGAGCGACGCCGTCTCCACCGGCGAGGTCATGCTCTTCCTCGGCGACTCCTTCGTGGTGACCGTCCGCCACGGCGAGGGCTCCCCGCTGAGCGCCGTACGGCGGCGGCTGGAGCAGGAGCCCGAGATGCTCGGCAAAGGGCCGACGTCCGTGCTCTACGCGATCGCCGACGCCGTCGTCGACCACTACGTGGACGTGGCGACCGAACTGCAGACCGACCTGGAGGAGCTGGAGGCGGAGGTGTTCTCGCCGGACGGCGGCGGCTCACGCCACACCGCGTCCCGGATCTACACGTTCAAGCGGCAGATCCTGGAGTTCCGGCGGGCGACCGGGCCGCTGGTGCTGCCGGTGTCGCGTCTGGCGGGCGTGGGGGCGTTCGGTGGCGCGGTGCCGTTCGTGAACGACAAGGCACGGCCGTTCTTCCGTGACGTCAGCGACCACCTCACGCGCGTGAACGAGTCCGTGGAGGGCCTCGACCGGCTGGTCTCGGACATCCTGTCCGCGCATCTGGCGCAGATGAGCGTCCGGCAGAACGACGACATGCGGAAGATCTCCGCGTGGGCGGCCATGGCCGCGATCCCCACGATGATCGCGGGGATCTACGGCATGAACTTCGACCACATGCCGGAGTTGCGCTGGGTGTGGTCCTATCCGGCGTTGATCGGGCTGATGGCCGCCCTGGAGGTGGGGGTCTACCGGCTGTTCAAGAGGCGCGGGTGGTTGTAG
- a CDS encoding ferritin-like domain-containing protein yields the protein MLSAKSLFEEILDNDESFRLFCSVAASGESQGGWENARIAALVPEAERALAPKITRHGADEDKHGRIFNALMKKRDLEPVPVPPETDYTMLLEKHGIGLAHEKLKSDEPLTVQDIVTYLSHSRVTEQRASEQMELLRKHFADHPDIGRAVKMISNDEDNHLAYCHEELLRFAAAGHGRAIQRTLRECALAEIRIYRDVSLAVMAHMGRILGWSRAKSAVLAAGIHAVYAYERIAGWRRMVSLKMPERRDALGGPATSAPEFA from the coding sequence ATGCTTTCGGCCAAGAGTCTGTTCGAAGAGATCCTCGACAACGACGAGTCCTTCCGCCTGTTCTGCTCCGTCGCGGCCAGCGGGGAGTCACAGGGCGGCTGGGAGAACGCCCGCATCGCCGCGCTCGTCCCCGAGGCCGAGCGCGCACTGGCCCCCAAGATCACCCGGCACGGCGCGGACGAGGACAAGCACGGGCGGATCTTCAACGCCCTGATGAAGAAACGCGACCTCGAACCCGTCCCGGTCCCGCCCGAGACGGACTACACGATGCTGCTGGAGAAGCACGGCATCGGTCTCGCCCACGAGAAGCTCAAGAGCGACGAGCCGCTCACCGTCCAGGACATCGTCACCTACCTGTCGCACAGCCGGGTCACCGAGCAGCGCGCCTCGGAGCAGATGGAGCTGCTGCGCAAGCACTTCGCCGACCACCCCGACATCGGTCGCGCGGTCAAGATGATCTCCAACGACGAGGACAACCACCTCGCCTACTGCCACGAGGAACTGCTGCGCTTCGCGGCCGCCGGGCACGGCCGGGCCATCCAGCGGACGCTGCGCGAGTGCGCCCTCGCCGAGATCCGGATCTACCGGGACGTCAGCCTCGCCGTCATGGCCCACATGGGCCGCATCCTCGGCTGGTCGAGGGCCAAGTCGGCGGTGCTGGCGGCGGGCATCCACGCGGTGTACGCGTACGAACGGATCGCGGGGTGGCGCCGGATGGTGTCACTGAAGATGCCGGAACGGCGCGACGCACTGGGCGGACCGGCGACCTCGGCCCCCGAGTTCGCCTGA